CGAGTTATTACAGGTGGCACAACCTTTTCCATAGTAGAAGCTGTACTGTCGTGCCTGCTCGATGGGGAGTTGCAGTTCCATGAGCAACTCATCGCTGGGCTCGAACTCGGTCCGGCACTCTTTACAGATGGTTCGCACCAGACGTTGTGCCTGAATCGCTTCAACCGTCGCGGTGATCAAGAAGGTCGGAACCCCCATATCACGCAGTCGAGTGATCGCCGACGGTGCGTCGTTGGTGTGCAACGTGCTGAATACAAGGTGACCGGTCAAAGCACTCTGCACCGCGATTTCGGCGGTTTCGTAGTCACGAATCTCACCGATCAGAATCTGGTCGGGATCGTGTCGCAGAATCGCCCGCAGCACTGATGCGAAGGTCACCTGGATATCGGGATTCACCGGTACCTGAATCAGGCCGTCGATGTCGTACTCGATCGGGTCTTCGGTTGTAATAATTTTTTCTTCGATGACGTTAAGCTCATTCAACGCCGAGTAAAGGGTCGTGGTTTTCCCACTCCCCGTCGGGCCGGTCACCAGTACGATCCCGTTGGGGCGATGAATCATTTCGCGGAAACGGGTGAGTGTATTCGGATCCATGCCGATTTTATTCAGGTCTAGCTGAACCACGGTCCGGTCCAGAACTCGCATAACGACCGCTTCGCCGAACAGGGTAGGCAGCACACTGACACGCAAGTCGACCGGGTTGCCGCCGACGTTCAATTCGATACGACCGTCCTGCGGCAGACGCCGTTCGGCGATGTCGAGGTCGGCCATAATTTTGATACGGGAGACGATGGCATTCGCCAGGTGGCGGGGAGGAGGAACCATTTCATACAGCACACCGTCGGCGCGAACACGGATCTTGAATTCATCTTCAAACGGTTCCATGTGGATGTCGGAAGCTTTATCTTTAATCGCCAGCAGCATGACCATGTTGAGCAGCTTACGAATCGGAGCCGCATCGACGAGTTCATCCGTATCGGTGATGTTGTAGACGTTTTTGCCGGTCTCCTCACCCAGTTCATCCTCGATAGCTCCGATGACGTCTTCGATGCTGTCCTGATGCTCGGAGTAATGTCGTTCGATGGCCGCTTCAACATCTTTCAGGTTCGAAACCGCACCGCGGACATCGTATCCCAGAAAGTTACGCAGGTCATCGAGGGCTGCCACGTTCTGAGGATCAGCCATGGCGACGGTCAACACGCCGTCTTTCAGGGAAACGGGCATGATCTTGTAAATCGAGGCCATCGTTTCCGGAACCAGTTCCAGCACCTTGGGAGGAATATTGGTTTCACTCAGTTCAACAACAGGCATACCCCACTGTTCGGCGAGTGCCTGGGTGACCTGCTCGTCAGTCACGAGGCCCATGCGGATCGCCACCTGGCCGATCACTTCCCCCGGACTCTGCTTCTGTTCTTCCAGAATATCCCATAACTGATCTTCTGAAATGTATCCCAGATCGACCATGATTTGACCAAGGCGTCGTGCTGCCATGTGTGTCTACCTCTGATTAACACCTAGTTTATTCCAGACAGAAAAGGACGACGTCACTGTGTCGCCTTTCTGTTTTGATCTCAATCCTCAAAGTCATCGTCTTCGTCGTCTTCATCGTCATCTTCCAGGAGGCCCTTCTTGGCCATCGCAATCTTGGCTTTCAACTCACCTGGATTATTGGAGCGAATGACAACATCTTTTTCTTCACACAACCCGTCGCGCCAGAGATTGAACAACGCATCGTCGAGCAGCTGCATCCCGAATTTACGCCCTGTCTGAATACTGGAGTTGATACGATAGGTTTTCGCTTCACGAATCAGGTTCGCGATCGCGGGTGTAACGACCAGCATTTCATAAGCGGCGACCAGCCCCTTGGGTTTCTTAGGCATCAGCGCCTGACTCAGAATCCCGATAATCGAGCTGGAAAGCTGCGTGCGGATCTGGTCCTGCTGACTGGTGGGGAACACGTCGATAATTCGGTCTACCGTTCCCTGAGCACCAGTGGTGTGCAACGTTCCAAACACAACGTGACCCGTTTCCGCAGCGGTGATCGCCGCTGAAATGGTTTCCAGGTCTCGCATTTCCCCCACGAGAATCACGTCCGGGTCCTGTCGCAGAGCACGACGCAGCGCTTCGGGGAAGGTCGGCACATCCACGCCGATCTCACGCTGGTTAATGGTCGATTTTTTATGCTGGTGATAGTACTCGATCGGATCTTCCATCGTGATGATGTGGTGATCCATCGTGTCGTTCATATGATTGATCATACTCGCGAGGCTGGTAGTCTTTCCTGACCCCGTTGGACCGGTCACCAGGAACAGACCACGGGGGCGTTCCAGCAGGTCACCAATCACTTTGGGCAGCCCCAGCTGTTCGAACGTGAGGAACTCGTTGGGAATTCGACGCAGCACCATACCGATTTGGCCACGCTGCTTGAAGACGGACACTCGAAAACGCGCTTTTTCTCCAAACGCGAATCCGAAGTCGGTCCCCCCGACTTCCTGCAGTTCCTGCTGGTTTCGCTCGGGTGTGATACTCTTCATCAACGCGACGGTATCATCCGGCTCCAGACTTTTGGTTTCCAGGCGGACCATCCGGCCCCCGACGCGTACAACAGGAGGCTGCCCGGTGGTGATGTGCAGGTCACTCACCTTTTCTTTAACGACAGTCTCCAGCAATTTATCAATCTGAACTGTTGCCATCCAAAGTACTTTCTGAAAACGCGATATTTGGATCTGGAGCGTGTTCGACGAAGATCGGAAATGAGATCAACGCCGGAAATCGAGGATCATTCTGTGACTTGAGGCAATCCTTTTCTCAGAACGATCATGAACTTCCGGCTTTCCGTGAACCACCTGATGTAACAAGTTATCCGAGAACAAAATAACGTAGATTTAGATAAGACGATTTAGAAATGTATTTATGAATTCGGGCCGCTTTTGAGTGCGAATCCGATGTAATTATCCGGTAATGTCAGGCAAAACTCAACAAAATCAGGGAATTTAGATCAATATCTTCACATGAAAAGTCAGAACGATCAGCACCTGGAACCGGGTGATTGCCCTTAAAATGCTCCTGAAACAGAGTGTCTGAACGCGACCAGATTAAGAATCCATGCCCTTAGCCAGCTTCATTGCTTCCGAGAGTGTTGTGATGCCCAGCAGGGCCTTATCAGTAGCATCCTCTGCAAGTGATTTCATCCCGTGCAGGATGGCCTGCCGCCGAATGTTTTGTGAAGCCTCACTGCGGAAAGTCATCTCACGTATAGCGGAATTCATCATCATCAGTTCAAAAACCGCCTTACGCCCTTTGAAGCCTGTGTGTGAACATGTGTTGCAACCCTTGCCTCGATTGAAGATCGCTTTCTCCATCTGGCTGGAGGTGATACCGAGGTACTCCAGCTCCCCTGGATCGGGTGTGTATTGCTCCACACATTTACCACAGACAACACGCACCAGACGCTGTGCCATGACCGCCATCACACTGGAAGCCACAAGGAACGGCTGAACACCCATGTCGATCAAGCGTGTAATAGAACTGGGCGCGTCGTTCGTATGTAGGGTACTGAATACCAAGTGTCCTGTCAAAGATGCTTGAATTGCCATCTCAGCAGTTTCCACATCGCGAATTTCTCCCACGAGGATCACGTTGGGGGCCTGTCGCAACATAGCACGAATGATTCGGGAAAAATCCAGACCAATGCTGTGCTTCACTTCCACCTGATTGATACCAGGCAAATAGTATTCGACCGGGTCTTCGGCGGTAATGATCTTCCGGTCGGGTCGGTTCAGCTCACCCAGAGCACTATACAAAGTTGTAGTCTTACCACTCCCCGTAGGCCCCGTCACGAGAAAGATGCCGTTGGGGCGCCGAATGATCGTCTGGAAGCGGCGGTAGTTCTCTTCCGAGAAACCGAGGTTTCGAATCCCGACTTTAATGTTATCCCGGTCCAGAATACGCATGACCACTGCCTGGCCATGGTTGGTTGGCAGAATACTGACACGCAGGTCGTAGTCCTTACCGGAAATAGTGGTCTTGATACGACCGTCCTGCGGACGACGTTTCTCAGCGATATCCATTTTCGCCATAATCTTGAAACGGGAGACCAGGGCGGAGAGCAGACGGCGGGGCGGGCTGTCCCGTTCGATCAGGGAACCATCGATCCGGTACCGAATTCGGATCCGGTCTTCGAAGGGTTCGACATGAATATCACTGGCCCGCATATTAACCGCTTCACTAATGATCAGGTTGGCCAGGCGGATAACAGGGGCACTCTCGTCCTCTTCTTCTACACTGGTGGACGTCGCCAGCTCGGTCGCGGTGATATCGATCTGAGTTTCAGTGAACTCTTTCAGCATCGTATCGACCGACTCAGTCTCACTTTGACCATAATGCCGGTTGATTGCGGCCTGAATCGCTTCGATGGGGGCCATCACCACATCGATATCGCGGTTGATAATGAACCGCAACTTGTCCAGAACTTCGTACTTCATCGGGTCGTGCAGGGCGATCTGCAGTGAATCCCCCCGCATCCCCACTGGAATTACCGTGTTTTCACGGGCCATGGACTCCGGCACAAGTTCGATCACGGACTGGGGAATTTCCAGGCCTTCCAGCTCAACGAACTCATAACCATACATGGATGCCTGGGCCTGGGCGATCACCTCGGCTCCGACGTAGCCCAGCTTGACCAGCGCTTCCCCAGGAGAAATTCCCATTGAACTGGCCAGACTGGAAGCTTCGTCCAGCTGTGCGGGACCAAGATATCCATCATCGACTAACTGTTGCATCCAATCATCGGCCATTCAATTTCTCCACGGAATAGAATCAGATTTCACCAGCAACGCTTTTTGTTTGTCCCATAACGCATGCAGGGAATCAAGACTCTGGTTCGATCTGGTTTGTGAAATTTCTATGAACTCAAGGCGATTCGCTCGGCAGAAACAGGCTCCTGTTACGACTCCAGCACCGATCAAACTCAGTTCGACTGAGCTGATTAATCTCGGTTCATCATGTTTCGTTCAGGATAATAGTTTGCAGATAGGTCGAGCTAGAATTGCCTATTTTAATTTTGAAGTGAATGAGGAAGAGTGTCAAGCAAGTAATTGCTATACATAAAATACTCGAAGAGTTTTCCCCGGCAGGTTTTACGCCAAAAAAGGCGTCTCTATTCACTCATCGTCATTAACGGGGATCAGACTGAAAAAGAAACAGCCAGCTCCTGCATGGCAGAGAGCGTTGTCTCAATCTGAGACCGTGTTGTAAAAGGCCCGGGACTGAAGCGAATCGTGCCCCCCCACTCTACGGAACGAATTGAGTCATGAATGCGCGGAGCACAGTGCAGACCGGCTCGAACCTGAATCCCGAAGTTTTCATCAAGAATCGATGCCAGCACCTGTGGTTCCACCGCCTGATTGATCAGGCTGACCACCCCCACGCGGTCTGCTACCTCCTGCGGTCCGGGCACTTCAAAGCCAGAAAGAGAACGAAAGCTTTCCAAAAGACACCCCGTCAACTCCTGTTCGTGCCGCCTGATATCCTCAAGGCCTCTGTCCTGCAGGTATTCCAGTGCAGCTTTTAAACCAACCAGGCCGGGAGTGTTGTGGTTGCCCGCCTCGTATTTATCGGGTTGAGTCAGGGGCTGGGTCTCTTCTTCGCTGCTGGTTCCTGTCCCGCCCTGCTTCAGGCTTTCAACCTGCTCCGCCAGATCGGCCCGGATATAAACCAGCCCTGTCCCCAAGGGCCCCAGCAGCCCCTTATGGCCGGGACAGGCCAGAAAGTCGATCGGCTGCGCGGAAACGTTCAAAGGGAGATGCCCGACAGACTGTGCTGCGTCGACCAGAAAGAGTACCCCCGCCTCGCGTGCGATCTCTCCTACTTCATCAATAGGTTGAATGCTGCCGGTGACATTCGAAGCATGGTTCAGAATGATGAGCCGGGTATTTTTGCGGAGTGCCTGTTTAAAAGCGAGCGGATCGACCACTGACTCTGCATTCGCGGGGATATATGTGACCTCCAGCCCCCAGCGCTGTTTCAGTGTCTGTAAGGGACGGAGCACGGAATTGTGCTCAACATCGGATGTAATGACATGATCGCCCGGGCGGAGCAGACCGTGAATCACTGTATTGAGACTGTCGGTGCCATTAAACGTGAAGCTCACTTCTTCAGGTCGGCTCGCCCCCAGAACTTCAGCTGCCAGCTTACGACACTGATCTACATCAGATTGTACCTCGACCGATTTTCGATAGGCCCCCCGGCCGACAGGTGCACCGCAGTGGCGATTGTATTCATCGATGGCGGTGTAAACTGTATCCGGCTTGGGATAGCTGGTCGCCGCGTTATCCAGATAGATCAGCTGCTCGTTCATGTATCGTTCACCGTCAGGAAGGAACCTGCGAGATCAGCCTCCGATGGAATACATGGGACGATCGGGCTGAATGAAACGGGCGGTATTGATTTCGTGCCCCTCTTTTTTGGCAGCGATGCTCTTTTTCACGGCGTCGATGACTTCCGCATCGGGTGCGTCTGTACGGAATAGTTTGCGGATATCGGTCTCATCCAGGCTGAAAAGGCAGTTTCTTAACTTGCCGTCCGCAGTCAGGCGAAACCGGTTGCAACTCATGCAGAAGGGGTTACTGATCGAGGCAATAAAACCAATTCGCCCGACTCCGTCTTCAAACACGAAGTCTGATGCGGGGGCACTTTTGTCGGTCTGCTCGACAGGTACCAGCGGCATGATCCCCTGCGTGAGGATTTCGCGGATTTCCTGTGCGAACAGAACCTTCTCGCGTTCCCATTTGTTGTCGGCATCGAGGGGCATGAATTCGATAAAGCGGATTTCCGCCCCGGTTTCCCGGGCCAGCTGCCCAAAGGGAAC
The DNA window shown above is from Gimesia sp. and carries:
- a CDS encoding type IV pilus twitching motility protein PilT, with translation MATVQIDKLLETVVKEKVSDLHITTGQPPVVRVGGRMVRLETKSLEPDDTVALMKSITPERNQQELQEVGGTDFGFAFGEKARFRVSVFKQRGQIGMVLRRIPNEFLTFEQLGLPKVIGDLLERPRGLFLVTGPTGSGKTTSLASMINHMNDTMDHHIITMEDPIEYYHQHKKSTINQREIGVDVPTFPEALRRALRQDPDVILVGEMRDLETISAAITAAETGHVVFGTLHTTGAQGTVDRIIDVFPTSQQDQIRTQLSSSIIGILSQALMPKKPKGLVAAYEMLVVTPAIANLIREAKTYRINSSIQTGRKFGMQLLDDALFNLWRDGLCEEKDVVIRSNNPGELKAKIAMAKKGLLEDDDEDDEDDDFED
- a CDS encoding GspE/PulE family protein; this translates as MADDWMQQLVDDGYLGPAQLDEASSLASSMGISPGEALVKLGYVGAEVIAQAQASMYGYEFVELEGLEIPQSVIELVPESMARENTVIPVGMRGDSLQIALHDPMKYEVLDKLRFIINRDIDVVMAPIEAIQAAINRHYGQSETESVDTMLKEFTETQIDITATELATSTSVEEEDESAPVIRLANLIISEAVNMRASDIHVEPFEDRIRIRYRIDGSLIERDSPPRRLLSALVSRFKIMAKMDIAEKRRPQDGRIKTTISGKDYDLRVSILPTNHGQAVVMRILDRDNIKVGIRNLGFSEENYRRFQTIIRRPNGIFLVTGPTGSGKTTTLYSALGELNRPDRKIITAEDPVEYYLPGINQVEVKHSIGLDFSRIIRAMLRQAPNVILVGEIRDVETAEMAIQASLTGHLVFSTLHTNDAPSSITRLIDMGVQPFLVASSVMAVMAQRLVRVVCGKCVEQYTPDPGELEYLGITSSQMEKAIFNRGKGCNTCSHTGFKGRKAVFELMMMNSAIREMTFRSEASQNIRRQAILHGMKSLAEDATDKALLGITTLSEAMKLAKGMDS
- a CDS encoding ATPase, T2SS/T4P/T4SS family — encoded protein: MAARRLGQIMVDLGYISEDQLWDILEEQKQSPGEVIGQVAIRMGLVTDEQVTQALAEQWGMPVVELSETNIPPKVLELVPETMASIYKIMPVSLKDGVLTVAMADPQNVAALDDLRNFLGYDVRGAVSNLKDVEAAIERHYSEHQDSIEDVIGAIEDELGEETGKNVYNITDTDELVDAAPIRKLLNMVMLLAIKDKASDIHMEPFEDEFKIRVRADGVLYEMVPPPRHLANAIVSRIKIMADLDIAERRLPQDGRIELNVGGNPVDLRVSVLPTLFGEAVVMRVLDRTVVQLDLNKIGMDPNTLTRFREMIHRPNGIVLVTGPTGSGKTTTLYSALNELNVIEEKIITTEDPIEYDIDGLIQVPVNPDIQVTFASVLRAILRHDPDQILIGEIRDYETAEIAVQSALTGHLVFSTLHTNDAPSAITRLRDMGVPTFLITATVEAIQAQRLVRTICKECRTEFEPSDELLMELQLPIEQARQYSFYYGKGCATCNNSGYKGRTGLYELMDVTDEIRDLITEDASVDDIRNVARSQGMTTLREAGLKLIFDGVTTIDEVVRETVMEDIE
- a CDS encoding aminotransferase class V-fold PLP-dependent enzyme → MNEQLIYLDNAATSYPKPDTVYTAIDEYNRHCGAPVGRGAYRKSVEVQSDVDQCRKLAAEVLGASRPEEVSFTFNGTDSLNTVIHGLLRPGDHVITSDVEHNSVLRPLQTLKQRWGLEVTYIPANAESVVDPLAFKQALRKNTRLIILNHASNVTGSIQPIDEVGEIAREAGVLFLVDAAQSVGHLPLNVSAQPIDFLACPGHKGLLGPLGTGLVYIRADLAEQVESLKQGGTGTSSEEETQPLTQPDKYEAGNHNTPGLVGLKAALEYLQDRGLEDIRRHEQELTGCLLESFRSLSGFEVPGPQEVADRVGVVSLINQAVEPQVLASILDENFGIQVRAGLHCAPRIHDSIRSVEWGGTIRFSPGPFTTRSQIETTLSAMQELAVSFSV